In the Brevundimonas sp. LM2 genome, CCGGATCAATGCCAGCCGCTATCTGATCGTGCCCTGCGAGGCCGAGGGGTGTGTTGACCTGGCGGTGATCTGGGACCGGCTCGAGGAGCAGGTGGTAGACGTCATCGATGCCGGCGCCTCCGCCCGCTATTCGGACGAGGACGCCCTGTGGGACGAGGCGCGGCCCTCGTTCGCGGCCGAGGTCGACTACCGCATGGCGGCCTGATCAGGCGGGATAGCGAGCCTGCAGCGTCTCGACGCTGGTGCGGGCCATCTCGGCCAGCACGTCGAGGTCGATATCGGACAGTCGGTTCACATAGACGCAGGCCTGACCGCTTTTGTGCTTGCCCAGCCGGCTGAGGAGGTCGGCCCGGGCCTGATCATCGGCCGCAAGGTAGAGGACCAGATTGGCCTTGCGTGGCGAGAAGCCCACCAGGGGCGCATCCCCCTCATGGCCGCTGGCGTAGCGGTAGTGATAGGTGCCGAAGCCGATGATGGACGGGCCCCACATCTTCGGGGGATGGCCGGTCGTCTCGGTCAGCAGAGCCAGCAGCGCCCTGGCGTCCTCGCGCCGTCCGGGTTGCTCCACCGCCGTGATGAAATCCTCGACCGACCCGGCGGTCGGCTTGGTCTTCGTTTCCACCATGGCTCAACCTCTCCGTTCAGCTTCCGACGCGCGGCCGGGCCGTCCAGTGGTCGATCACGCGCTGGGCCGGGGTCTCGACCAGACGGTG is a window encoding:
- a CDS encoding DUF1801 domain-containing protein encodes the protein MVETKTKPTAGSVEDFITAVEQPGRREDARALLALLTETTGHPPKMWGPSIIGFGTYHYRYASGHEGDAPLVGFSPRKANLVLYLAADDQARADLLSRLGKHKSGQACVYVNRLSDIDLDVLAEMARTSVETLQARYPA